The Brevibacterium atlanticum genome segment CACGACGACCGAGCACCCGGTTGACCAACGTCGACTTGCCCACGTTCGGGCGACCGACGATCGCGAGCACGGGTGCGGCACCGAACTCCTCCTCGTCTTCGTCGTCGAAGCCGTGGGCACGCAGCAGTGCCCGGTCCTCGTCTTCGAGTTCATAGCTCTCGAGTCCGGCCTCGAGCGCGGTCGCCCGCTGCTCGGCCTCCTCGTCGCTGATGCTCTCGACACGGTCGACGAGGTCCTCGTCGGGTGTCTCGTGGAATTCGGATTCGCTCATTGTGCGTCCTTCACCAGCTGCAGCACCGTCTCGACCACCTGGTCGAAGTCGATGTCGCTGGTATCGAGTGTGTACACTCCGTCGGCGGCTTCCAAGAAGCTCGTCGTCGCGGAGTCCTTCGCGTCACGGCCGGTGACGAGGTCCTGGGTGGCGGCGATCGCCTCGGCGTCGGCATTGCCGTGCACCTCTTTGGCCCGGCGGGCCACCCGCACCTCATCGCGGGCGGTCATGAGGATGCGCACCGGCGCGTCCGGGGCGACGACGGTGGTGATGTCGCGGCCCTCGACGACGATGCCCTCGGGTGCGGCCCTGATGTAGTCGCGCTGCTTCTCGATGAGCTCCTCGCGGGCATCGACGACGCCGGAGACGGTCTGCACGTTCGCCGACACGTCCTCCCCGCGGATGTCCTCGGTGACGTCGATGTCGTCGACGGAGACGAAGAACTCGTCGGGGCTCAGCGAGATCTCGAGATCGGCGCCGCGGACCTGCTCGAGCACGTCGACGGGATCGGTGACCCCGCGGTTGAGGCACAGCCACGCCATCGCGCGGTACATCGCACCCGTGTCGAGGTACTGGTAACCCAGCCGACGCGCCACCTCCTTGGCGGTGCTCGACTTGCCCACTCCGGACGGTCCGTCAATGGCTACGACGCTCATGCAGTTCCTTCTCTCTCAATGGCGGATTCGGGGATCTGCCATCCCTTCGACAGCAAACCGATCTCCAGCTCCTGCTGGATGGCCGGGACCACGGACACATCGACCATGCCGAGCTTCCGGCCGGAGGCATGATCCATCCGGAAGTCTTCGACATTGACGCCGAGGTCGCCGATGTCCTTGAACAGCCGGGCCAGCATTCCGGGTGTATCCGGAACCAGGATCGTGACAACAGCATAGGTGGTGGGCGGCTGCCCGTGCTTGCCGGGAATCCGGTCGTGGCCTTCATTGCCCAGCGCGATCGCCTTGGCCAGCAGACCCGTCGACCCCGGCCCGAGTTCGAGGGCGGCGATGACCTCGTCGAGTTCGGTGCGCAGATCCATGAGCACGGACCGCACCTCGTCGGCGTTGCCGGTGAGTATCTGCGTCCACAGACCCGGGTCGGAGGCGGCGATGCGAGTGACGTCGCGTAGTCCCTGCCCGGCCAGGGCGATCTCCTCGAGCGGAGCGTGGCGCAGCTGCGAGGCGACGAGGGAGGACACGACCTGCGGCACATGCGAGACCTTCGCGACCGCAGCATCGTGGATGCGCGGATCGAGGTGGAGCACCGAGGCGCCCGTGTCCTCAGCCATGGTGATGACCTCGCCGAGGCGGTCGGACGGTGTGTCCTCGTCCGAGCAGATCACCCAGGGTCGGGCTGTGAAGAGATCCGCCTGAGCGGCGATCGCCCCGGACTTCTCCCGCCCGGCCATCGGATGGCTGCCGATGTACCGATCGAGCTGTGCACCGGTGACCAGCGATTTCACGGATTCCAGCAGGCGGGTCTTGACGCTGGCGACGTCCGTGACCGTGGCGTGCGGGTAGGTCTCGAGAGACCGGGCGATGACCTCTGCGGCGACATCCGGAGGAGTGGCGACGACGACGATGTCCGGGTCGGTGGCAGCGCCGACGACCTGCCCGGCGCCGAGGTCGGCAGCGAGCTGCTGGGCGGTCGGTGAGGCATCTTCGAGGGTCACCTGGTGGCCCTTCGCGCTCAGCGCCAACCCCAGACTGGCACCGAGCAGGCCGGTGCCGATGATGTGGACTCTCACAGGCCGACGGCCTCGAAGAGTGAGCCGACCTCGTCGGAGCGCAGCGGGCGGATCTTGCCCTGCTTCTGTTCGTCGAGGACGATCGGTCCGAAACGCAGACGCACGAGGCGTTCGACGGGATGGCCGATCTCGGCGAGCAGACGACGCACCACCCGGTTGCGACCGGAGTGCAGGGTGAGTTCGACGACGGAGTGGCCCGGGGTCGAGTCGACGAGTTTGAACGCGTCGACCTTGACGAAGCCGTCCTCGAGGTCGAGTCCGGCCTTGAGGATGGCACCGGCGTCCTTCGCCAGCTGCCCCTTGACCTTCGCAAGGTAGGTCTTCGGGATCTCATAGCGCGGGTGGGCCAGCCGGTTGCTCAGCTCACCGTCATTGGTCAGCAGGATGATGCCCTCGGTGTCGGTGTCGAGGCGACCGACGTGGAACAGGCGCTCGGTGTTGCTGCGCACGTA includes the following:
- a CDS encoding prephenate dehydrogenase, which produces MRVHIIGTGLLGASLGLALSAKGHQVTLEDASPTAQQLAADLGAGQVVGAATDPDIVVVATPPDVAAEVIARSLETYPHATVTDVASVKTRLLESVKSLVTGAQLDRYIGSHPMAGREKSGAIAAQADLFTARPWVICSDEDTPSDRLGEVITMAEDTGASVLHLDPRIHDAAVAKVSHVPQVVSSLVASQLRHAPLEEIALAGQGLRDVTRIAASDPGLWTQILTGNADEVRSVLMDLRTELDEVIAALELGPGSTGLLAKAIALGNEGHDRIPGKHGQPPTTYAVVTILVPDTPGMLARLFKDIGDLGVNVEDFRMDHASGRKLGMVDVSVVPAIQQELEIGLLSKGWQIPESAIEREGTA
- a CDS encoding pseudouridine synthase, with product MSPYRDPRAPGGRQNRPSRKQRASTSSKPSNRGASGSGQASDAHVSGGVRLQKVLAEAGLGSRRACEQLITDGRVEVDGSIVTELGTRIDPEAQSVYVDAVRISTQTKKVYLVLNKPAGVVSTMSDPEGRPCLADYVRSNTERLFHVGRLDTDTEGIILLTNDGELSNRLAHPRYEIPKTYLAKVKGQLAKDAGAILKAGLDLEDGFVKVDAFKLVDSTPGHSVVELTLHSGRNRVVRRLLAEIGHPVERLVRLRFGPIVLDEQKQGKIRPLRSDEVGSLFEAVGL
- the cmk gene encoding (d)CMP kinase encodes the protein MSVVAIDGPSGVGKSSTAKEVARRLGYQYLDTGAMYRAMAWLCLNRGVTDPVDVLEQVRGADLEISLSPDEFFVSVDDIDVTEDIRGEDVSANVQTVSGVVDAREELIEKQRDYIRAAPEGIVVEGRDITTVVAPDAPVRILMTARDEVRVARRAKEVHGNADAEAIAATQDLVTGRDAKDSATTSFLEAADGVYTLDTSDIDFDQVVETVLQLVKDAQ